From the genome of Bosea sp. Tri-49, one region includes:
- the tssB gene encoding type VI secretion system contractile sheath small subunit, with translation MAGDSGQRFIRRNRPPRVHITYEDPYNADQKIELPFVMGVLADLSGNASEVEKSDIGERKFLDVDMDNFDQRMAAISPGAAFAVPNKLGGEGGDKLSVSLKFKKFDDFSPAAIARQIPATAKLLEAREQLANLLRYMDGKVAASDQLKALLSDPNLMAALKDKLGEKPADDNKQDGNG, from the coding sequence ATGGCCGGAGATTCAGGGCAGAGATTCATTCGCCGCAACAGGCCGCCGCGCGTCCACATCACCTATGAAGATCCCTACAATGCGGATCAGAAGATCGAGCTGCCCTTCGTCATGGGCGTCCTCGCCGATCTCTCCGGCAATGCCTCCGAAGTCGAGAAGTCCGATATCGGCGAGCGCAAGTTCCTCGACGTCGACATGGACAATTTCGACCAGCGCATGGCCGCGATCTCCCCGGGTGCTGCTTTCGCCGTGCCGAACAAGCTCGGTGGCGAGGGCGGCGACAAGCTCTCGGTTTCGCTGAAATTCAAGAAGTTCGACGATTTCAGCCCGGCTGCGATCGCTCGTCAGATTCCGGCGACCGCCAAGCTGCTGGAGGCGCGCGAGCAGCTCGCCAACCTGCTGCGCTACATGGACGGCAAGGTTGCGGCCAGCGACCAGCTCAAGGCCCTGCTCTCCGATCCAAATCTGATGGCGGCGCTGAAGGACAAGCTCGGCGAAAAGCCAGCTGACGATAACAAGCAGGACGGCAACGGGTAA
- a CDS encoding type VI secretion system protein TssA, which produces MAALNFADLAKPVSADDPCGPDPDAEADFMNVLGRLEVALPTSYFRREDDGRQVSFDRSAIDFPAAFDDLGKILKQSRDLRGFVLAGKLCLLNRDIPGFAACLGLITSYLGEYWEEIYPRAEDGDFIMREVALQGLDENATIVLPLQHAPVFTSKRLGPVMFRSQLIALGELRASEDEQHPDAGGIAAALKEAEVSDLTAMLGHVTAIRDALLRLRAIWSEHLGADQAVTFPRLAGLVGQIITFLEAALERRAPAQQGVVAVEVPGGTGGTVMVAAVAVPAGACASVAEAQAALTGCLTYFRRVEPSSPAVLLIGQAQRLIGKSLIEVIQIMFPEHVDKAMLEIGDDTKYQLPLERLGGDGYDGGSEDESSSYDDSSGYDDSGDDDNSSSGDDEDSGAEDEPANDAGESEAETSESADDWTEDAQPEAEPEPELEPKRPAAAAGVPAMIVANRAEAIARMKSVAAFYRHAEPSNPVPLLMDKACALAQQDFLSLLSDILPEVGIRQSSDE; this is translated from the coding sequence ATGGCTGCGCTCAATTTCGCTGACCTGGCGAAGCCGGTTTCGGCCGACGACCCCTGCGGTCCCGATCCGGACGCCGAGGCGGATTTCATGAATGTGCTGGGGCGCCTGGAAGTGGCGCTGCCGACCTCCTATTTCCGTCGCGAGGACGATGGGCGGCAGGTTTCCTTCGATCGCAGCGCGATCGATTTTCCAGCTGCTTTCGATGATCTCGGCAAGATTCTGAAACAGAGCCGCGATCTGCGCGGCTTCGTCCTCGCCGGCAAGCTCTGCCTCCTCAATCGCGACATCCCCGGCTTTGCAGCCTGCCTCGGGCTGATTACGAGCTACCTTGGCGAGTATTGGGAGGAGATCTATCCCAGGGCCGAGGACGGCGACTTCATCATGCGCGAAGTCGCCCTGCAGGGGCTCGACGAAAACGCCACCATCGTCCTGCCGTTGCAGCATGCTCCGGTCTTCACCAGCAAGCGGCTGGGGCCGGTGATGTTCCGTAGCCAGCTCATCGCCTTGGGCGAGCTGCGTGCCAGCGAGGACGAGCAGCATCCCGATGCCGGCGGTATTGCTGCCGCTCTGAAGGAAGCCGAGGTCTCCGATCTGACGGCGATGCTCGGCCACGTGACGGCGATCCGCGACGCACTCTTGCGGCTGCGTGCGATCTGGAGCGAGCACCTCGGTGCCGACCAGGCGGTGACCTTCCCGCGGTTGGCGGGGCTGGTCGGGCAGATCATCACCTTCCTCGAGGCCGCGCTCGAAAGACGTGCGCCGGCTCAGCAAGGTGTCGTCGCCGTCGAGGTGCCAGGCGGCACCGGCGGCACGGTCATGGTCGCTGCAGTGGCCGTCCCGGCCGGAGCCTGCGCCTCCGTTGCCGAGGCGCAGGCTGCGCTCACCGGCTGTCTCACCTATTTCCGGCGGGTCGAGCCGTCGAGCCCCGCTGTGCTCCTGATCGGGCAGGCGCAACGCCTGATCGGAAAGTCGCTGATCGAGGTCATCCAGATCATGTTCCCGGAGCATGTCGACAAGGCGATGCTCGAAATCGGTGACGACACGAAATATCAGCTGCCGCTCGAGCGTCTGGGTGGTGACGGCTACGACGGCGGCAGTGAGGACGAGAGCAGCAGCTACGACGACAGTAGCGGCTATGATGACAGCGGCGACGACGACAATTCCTCATCCGGCGATGATGAGGACAGTGGCGCAGAGGACGAGCCGGCCAACGATGCTGGAGAGTCCGAGGCGGAGACGTCGGAAAGCGCGGACGACTGGACAGAAGACGCACAGCCGGAGGCTGAGCCCGAGCCCGAGCTCGAGCCAAAAAGGCCCGCGGCGGCTGCAGGTGTGCCTGCGATGATCGTCGCAAACCGCGCCGAGGCGATCGCCCGGATGAAGTCGGTGGCTGCCTTCTACCGCCATGCCGAGCCGTCCAATCCGGTCCCCTTGCTGATGGACAAGGCCTGTGCGCTGGCGCAGCAGGATTTTCTGTCGCTGCTGAGCGATATCCTCCCTGAAGTCGGCATAAGGCAGAGCAGCGACGAATAG
- a CDS encoding OmpA family protein, with amino-acid sequence MRKQALVMVSAALAAGFCALSPLSAQAQAYKADDIVKHFGPATPNLGVSRGLCVGTEAECNKAGHVVKPASAFDLIVKFKYNSDVLESEAKLNLDEFAKALKDPQLAASSFLVEGHTDASGTADYNLSLSERRAKAVVRYLSERGVDTAKLVPRGLGQTKPVVADKFSADNRRVETRLQVE; translated from the coding sequence GTGCGCAAGCAGGCCCTTGTCATGGTTAGTGCCGCTCTTGCAGCAGGCTTCTGCGCGCTGTCGCCACTTTCCGCGCAGGCGCAGGCCTACAAGGCGGATGACATCGTCAAGCACTTCGGGCCCGCGACGCCGAATCTCGGTGTTTCGCGTGGCTTGTGCGTCGGCACCGAAGCCGAATGTAACAAGGCCGGTCACGTCGTGAAGCCGGCCAGCGCCTTCGATCTCATCGTCAAGTTTAAGTACAATTCCGATGTGCTCGAGTCGGAGGCGAAGCTGAACCTCGACGAGTTCGCCAAGGCGCTAAAGGACCCGCAACTCGCGGCGAGCAGCTTCCTGGTCGAAGGACACACCGACGCCAGCGGCACAGCCGACTATAATCTGAGCCTGTCGGAGCGCCGGGCAAAGGCGGTCGTGCGCTATCTGAGCGAGCGCGGCGTCGATACCGCCAAACTCGTCCCGCGCGGCCTTGGCCAGACCAAGCCCGTTGTCGCCGACAAGTTCTCTGCCGATAATCGCCGGGTCGAGACACGGCTGCAGGTGGAATGA
- a CDS encoding type VI secretion system Vgr family protein — MPAALGQTKRLASFTTPAGQDVFSLLKFEAREALSELFVYQVEATCTTANSDLQSLIGEKCAIKMTLKNGKDRIFNGVLVEAQWLGRENDLDHYRFVLRPWLWLLSQRSDCRIFKNKTAIDIIKIIFGKEDKASFDDRVSEKPPVIDYCVQYRESDLDFVLRLMEKYGIYYYFQHTEGDHKLILSDARGSHDAVTAAAEPTFAGAGSAYPFMPKDKSQRRPIEHLTQWSAQRRLRTGKVELKDYDFEKSTSDLTARAEEGFPRTKAYEAFDYPGAYLERGQGDKFARIQAQAEQAQDERRLAMGDAPSLNPGTLMTLTDHAVGAENAEYLVVRATHAYGVQSYRSSKRSDEAIYHGSYELQKADKRFRAPLVTPSPLVIGPDTAKVVGEKNKGEEGDIDVDKYGRVWLRFHWDREKESTSCRVRVAQAWSGKNWGGQVIPRIGQEVVVSYIGGDPDRPIITGAVVNDQHMPPYDLPANKTQSGLKSESTDGGGKSGKFNEIKFEDLAGKEVFSMQAERDHKTEVFNLETRDVGKNFEGGPTDFARTTQILSGSDKLHVKQGKRYVEAALEIKLVCGESEITMTPTNITISSPTITVQSTGKTEIHGGGATTITGGIIKIN; from the coding sequence ATGCCCGCCGCCCTTGGACAAACTAAAAGACTTGCCTCTTTTACCACGCCGGCCGGGCAAGATGTCTTTTCGCTTCTCAAATTTGAGGCAAGAGAAGCTCTCAGCGAATTGTTCGTCTATCAGGTCGAAGCTACGTGCACGACTGCAAATTCCGACCTACAAAGCTTGATCGGCGAGAAATGCGCCATCAAGATGACGCTTAAGAACGGCAAGGATAGAATCTTCAACGGGGTACTGGTCGAGGCTCAATGGCTTGGCCGCGAGAACGATCTCGACCATTACCGCTTCGTACTGCGCCCCTGGCTCTGGCTGCTCTCGCAGCGCTCGGATTGCCGCATTTTCAAGAACAAGACCGCGATCGACATCATCAAGATCATTTTTGGAAAAGAAGACAAGGCGAGCTTCGACGACCGCGTCAGCGAGAAGCCGCCGGTGATCGACTACTGCGTGCAGTATCGCGAGAGCGATCTCGACTTCGTCCTGCGCTTGATGGAGAAGTACGGCATCTATTACTATTTTCAGCACACCGAAGGCGATCACAAGCTCATCCTCTCAGATGCCCGCGGCTCACATGATGCGGTTACCGCAGCCGCCGAACCGACTTTCGCCGGCGCCGGCAGCGCCTATCCGTTCATGCCGAAGGACAAGAGCCAGCGGCGCCCTATCGAGCATCTGACACAGTGGTCGGCGCAGCGACGGCTGCGCACCGGCAAGGTCGAGCTCAAGGACTATGATTTCGAGAAATCGACCTCCGACCTGACAGCCCGGGCCGAGGAGGGCTTCCCGCGTACCAAGGCGTACGAGGCTTTCGACTATCCGGGAGCATATCTGGAGCGCGGCCAGGGCGATAAGTTCGCCCGAATCCAAGCCCAGGCCGAACAGGCGCAGGACGAGCGCCGCCTCGCCATGGGCGATGCCCCGAGCCTCAACCCCGGCACGCTGATGACGCTGACCGATCACGCGGTCGGGGCGGAGAATGCAGAGTATCTGGTGGTGCGCGCCACACATGCTTATGGCGTGCAGAGCTACCGTTCGTCGAAACGCTCCGACGAAGCGATCTATCACGGCTCCTACGAGTTGCAGAAGGCCGACAAGCGCTTCCGAGCACCCTTGGTGACCCCCTCGCCACTCGTGATCGGCCCCGACACGGCAAAGGTGGTGGGCGAGAAGAACAAGGGCGAGGAAGGCGACATCGACGTCGACAAATATGGCCGCGTCTGGCTGCGCTTCCATTGGGACCGCGAGAAGGAGTCGACATCCTGCCGGGTTCGCGTTGCACAGGCCTGGTCGGGCAAGAACTGGGGCGGGCAGGTCATCCCACGCATCGGCCAAGAGGTCGTCGTCTCCTATATCGGTGGCGACCCGGACCGACCGATCATCACCGGCGCGGTGGTCAACGACCAGCACATGCCGCCCTACGACCTGCCGGCCAACAAGACCCAATCCGGACTCAAGTCGGAATCCACCGATGGCGGCGGCAAGTCGGGCAAGTTCAACGAGATCAAGTTCGAGGATCTCGCCGGCAAGGAGGTCTTCTCCATGCAGGCCGAGCGTGACCACAAGACCGAGGTCTTCAACCTCGAGACTCGCGATGTCGGCAAGAACTTCGAGGGCGGCCCGACCGACTTCGCCCGCACTACACAGATCCTGAGCGGCAGTGACAAGCTGCACGTCAAGCAGGGCAAGCGTTATGTCGAGGCCGCGCTGGAGATCAAGCTGGTCTGCGGCGAGAGCGAGATCACGATGACGCCGACCAACATCACCATCTCCTCGCCGACGATCACGGTCCAAAGCACCGGCAAGACCGAAATCCATGGCGGCGGTGCGACTACGATCACCGGCGGCATCATCAAGATCAACTGA
- a CDS encoding DUF6931 family protein, which produces MSKLRFSTAQQVFEAFPTARQVIGTAPTSEPPLTFLRALVKTGEHKDAIGFCAFLMPRRETVWWALQSIQRMMPPGTPADPGLKLAEAWVRDPTDETRRAALALGESGHHASLGTWVALAAGYSGGSMVATHTIPSPPDLTAKTARIAVLTALGRVPERERDTALRNCVEACIRLLDDESGRTRP; this is translated from the coding sequence ATGTCGAAACTTCGCTTCAGCACGGCGCAGCAGGTCTTTGAGGCCTTTCCGACTGCGCGGCAGGTCATCGGCACCGCACCGACCAGTGAGCCGCCGCTGACCTTCCTGCGCGCCCTGGTCAAAACTGGCGAACACAAGGACGCGATCGGCTTCTGCGCTTTCCTGATGCCGCGCCGCGAGACAGTCTGGTGGGCGCTGCAAAGCATCCAGCGCATGATGCCACCTGGAACTCCGGCCGATCCCGGCCTAAAGTTGGCTGAGGCCTGGGTGCGCGACCCGACCGACGAGACACGCCGGGCTGCTCTGGCACTGGGCGAGAGCGGCCATCATGCCAGCCTGGGCACCTGGGTCGCACTCGCGGCCGGCTATTCCGGTGGAAGCATGGTCGCGACTCACACCATACCCTCTCCCCCGGACCTAACGGCAAAGACGGCACGCATAGCGGTATTAACCGCGCTTGGGCGCGTACCCGAGCGCGAGCGTGATACCGCATTGCGAAACTGCGTCGAAGCGTGCATTCGTCTGCTCGATGACGAAAGCGGCAGGACCAGACCATAA
- the tagH gene encoding type VI secretion system-associated FHA domain protein TagH yields MALTLTIENQASLPDGGPLSVTLSGGRGLDIGRDQHLDWCLPDPSRAVSGRHCEIRFNDNAYWLRDISTNGTFVNGGAYRVQSPYRLQHGDRLEIGHYLIAVAIDEAERGAPGPAERSAMPPPPGESLWESNGDEAPPIARRDLIPPQKYQPVHAPFIDWAADIPTPAESAQAYAPQPAAPPPSSRPDDLAWAPYQAPPIPEPEPIAPIPTPRRPPSQGGNGDPWNEAQAAPPGRPSFDAPHEPAPSRPAPPPTPMGAPIGGPGISPAEFIARFARGAGLPVEELSWQDPGAFAQQTGALMRLIAIELKALLAARAESKRIARSSNQTMIQAQDNNPLKFSPTIEDALKLIFGRPTSGYLSAQKAFEESFKDLKIHQIKTYSAMQHALRMLVEDLDPQAVAEGLDAGRGIEGLLSSRKGKLWDAYVARWEAKTAPYEDGLVDAFMLYFAECYDRGGR; encoded by the coding sequence ATGGCGCTGACGCTGACGATCGAGAATCAGGCCTCGCTGCCGGATGGCGGCCCGTTGAGCGTGACGCTGAGCGGCGGGCGCGGACTCGACATTGGTCGTGACCAGCATCTCGACTGGTGTTTGCCCGACCCGAGCCGCGCCGTCTCCGGCCGCCATTGCGAGATCCGCTTCAACGACAACGCCTATTGGCTGCGCGACATCTCGACCAACGGCACCTTCGTCAATGGCGGAGCTTATCGCGTGCAGTCGCCCTACCGATTGCAGCATGGCGACCGCCTCGAGATCGGCCATTACCTCATCGCGGTCGCGATCGACGAAGCCGAGCGCGGAGCGCCCGGCCCTGCCGAGCGATCGGCCATGCCGCCGCCGCCGGGAGAATCGCTGTGGGAGTCGAATGGCGACGAGGCACCGCCGATCGCCCGTCGCGACCTGATCCCACCGCAGAAGTACCAGCCGGTGCACGCGCCTTTCATCGACTGGGCCGCCGATATCCCGACGCCGGCCGAGTCAGCGCAAGCCTACGCGCCGCAACCGGCCGCGCCGCCGCCCTCGTCACGGCCCGACGATCTCGCCTGGGCGCCCTACCAGGCCCCTCCAATTCCCGAGCCCGAGCCGATCGCGCCGATCCCGACGCCGCGCCGGCCACCTTCGCAAGGCGGCAATGGCGATCCCTGGAACGAGGCTCAAGCCGCGCCGCCAGGGCGCCCGAGCTTCGATGCGCCGCACGAGCCGGCGCCATCGCGCCCCGCTCCTCCGCCTACACCGATGGGGGCTCCGATTGGCGGCCCGGGAATCTCGCCGGCCGAGTTCATCGCCCGCTTCGCCCGCGGTGCCGGCCTGCCGGTCGAGGAACTGTCATGGCAGGACCCCGGCGCCTTCGCCCAGCAGACCGGCGCGCTCATGCGCCTGATCGCTATCGAGCTCAAGGCCCTGCTGGCGGCCCGTGCCGAGAGCAAGCGCATCGCCCGCAGCTCGAACCAGACGATGATCCAGGCACAGGACAACAACCCGCTAAAGTTCTCGCCGACGATCGAGGATGCGCTGAAGCTGATCTTCGGACGGCCGACCAGCGGCTATCTCAGCGCCCAGAAAGCGTTCGAGGAGAGCTTCAAGGATCTCAAAATCCACCAGATCAAGACCTATTCGGCCATGCAGCATGCACTGCGCATGCTGGTCGAGGATCTCGATCCGCAGGCGGTCGCCGAGGGCCTCGACGCCGGTCGCGGGATCGAAGGTCTGCTGTCCTCGCGCAAGGGCAAGCTCTGGGACGCCTATGTCGCGCGCTGGGAAGCGAAGACCGCGCCTTACGAGGACGGGCTGGTCGACGCCTTCATGCTCTATTTCGCCGAGTGTTACGATCGCGGCGGCCGCTGA
- a CDS encoding ABC transporter ATP-binding protein produces the protein MATETPALFLSQIERYYPQSDRPLEVLRKADFAIWPGELVALVAPSGTGKSTLLHVAGLLESPDSGEVFIGGVPTSQLDDKGLTRLRRTEIGFVYQFHHLLPEFTALENVILPQRIRGLGKVEAKSRATELLSFLGLGERLDHLPGELSGGEQQRVAIGRAVANAPRVLLADEPTGNLDPQTALHVFNTLVALARASGLAALIATHNLDLARRMDRQVTIRDGLVVPLT, from the coding sequence ATGGCAACCGAGACGCCAGCGCTCTTTCTCTCCCAGATCGAGCGCTACTACCCCCAATCCGACAGGCCGCTCGAGGTGCTGCGCAAGGCCGATTTCGCGATCTGGCCAGGCGAGCTCGTGGCGTTGGTCGCGCCGAGCGGCACCGGCAAGTCGACTTTGCTGCATGTCGCCGGCTTGCTCGAGAGTCCTGACAGCGGCGAGGTCTTCATTGGCGGCGTGCCGACCTCGCAGCTCGACGACAAGGGCCTGACCCGGCTCCGGCGTACCGAGATCGGCTTCGTCTACCAGTTCCACCATCTCCTGCCGGAGTTCACGGCGCTGGAGAACGTCATCCTGCCGCAGCGCATCCGCGGGCTCGGCAAGGTCGAGGCGAAATCGCGCGCGACTGAGTTGCTGAGCTTCCTCGGCCTCGGCGAGCGGCTCGACCATCTGCCGGGCGAGTTGTCGGGCGGCGAGCAGCAACGTGTCGCGATAGGGCGTGCCGTCGCCAATGCGCCGCGCGTGCTGCTGGCCGACGAGCCGACCGGCAATCTCGACCCGCAGACTGCGCTGCACGTCTTCAACACGTTGGTGGCGCTCGCGCGCGCGTCTGGGTTGGCTGCCCTGATCGCGACGCACAATCTCGACCTTGCCCGGCGCATGGACCGCCAAGTCACGATCCGCGACGGGCTGGTGGTGCCGTTGACCTAA
- a CDS encoding lipoprotein-releasing ABC transporter permease subunit: protein MSAVAEARGAKSVPTGTKPFAGFEWLLAGRYLRTRRREGFVSVIAGFSFLGILLGVATLIIVMSVMNGFRKELLEKIVGVNGHIFATPIDRPLDDYEQVATKLRQVQGIKLAIPLVEGQALASSQVGNGGVLVRGISEDDIKSIPFIANNVRQGTLDGFASAGGVAIGRRLAGSLGLQAGDTITIVTPRGASTPFGTAPRIKAYPVTAVFEIGMSEFDASFVFMPLAESQAYFNRDGDVNVIEIFIDNPDQTQAVRDRIEADPPRPLVLSDWRQRNRTFFNALEVERNVMFIILTLIVLVATLNIVSGLIMLVKDKTEDIAIMRTMGASRGTVLRVFLITGATIGVVGTFAGFVLGIAFAKNIQTINKGLSKLLGINPWDPTVRFLSDIPSVIDWREVMSVVIMTLILSLLATLYPAWKAARLDPVKALRMG, encoded by the coding sequence ATGAGCGCCGTCGCCGAAGCCCGGGGCGCCAAGAGCGTGCCGACCGGCACCAAGCCCTTCGCCGGATTCGAATGGCTGCTCGCCGGCCGCTATCTGCGCACGCGCCGGCGCGAGGGCTTCGTCTCGGTCATCGCCGGCTTCTCTTTCCTCGGCATCCTGCTCGGCGTCGCCACGCTGATCATCGTGATGTCGGTGATGAACGGCTTCCGCAAGGAGCTGCTGGAGAAGATCGTCGGCGTCAACGGCCACATCTTCGCGACGCCGATCGATCGGCCGCTCGACGATTACGAGCAGGTCGCGACCAAGCTGCGCCAGGTCCAGGGCATCAAGCTGGCGATCCCGCTGGTCGAGGGGCAGGCGCTCGCATCCTCGCAGGTCGGCAATGGCGGCGTGCTGGTGCGCGGCATCTCGGAAGACGACATCAAGTCGATCCCGTTCATCGCCAACAATGTCCGCCAGGGCACGCTCGACGGCTTCGCCTCCGCGGGCGGCGTCGCGATTGGCCGCCGGCTCGCCGGCTCGCTCGGCCTGCAGGCCGGCGACACCATCACCATCGTCACGCCGCGCGGGGCATCGACGCCGTTCGGCACGGCGCCGCGGATCAAGGCCTATCCGGTCACGGCGGTGTTCGAGATCGGCATGTCGGAGTTCGACGCTTCCTTCGTCTTCATGCCGCTCGCCGAAAGCCAAGCCTATTTCAACCGCGATGGCGACGTGAACGTCATCGAGATCTTCATCGACAATCCCGACCAGACGCAGGCGGTGCGTGACCGGATCGAGGCCGATCCGCCGAGGCCGCTGGTCCTGTCTGACTGGCGTCAGCGCAACCGCACCTTCTTCAATGCGCTCGAGGTCGAGCGCAATGTGATGTTCATCATCCTGACCTTGATCGTGCTGGTTGCGACGCTGAACATCGTCTCCGGCCTGATCATGCTGGTGAAGGATAAGACTGAGGATATCGCGATCATGCGCACCATGGGCGCCTCACGCGGTACCGTGCTGCGGGTCTTCCTGATCACGGGCGCGACGATCGGCGTGGTCGGAACCTTCGCCGGATTCGTCCTCGGCATCGCCTTCGCCAAGAACATCCAGACCATCAACAAGGGCTTGAGCAAGCTGCTCGGGATCAATCCCTGGGATCCGACGGTGCGCTTCCTGAGTGACATCCCGTCGGTGATCGACTGGCGCGAGGTCATGAGCGTCGTCATCATGACGCTCATCCTGTCGCTGCTGGCCACGCTCTACCCGGCCTGGAAGGCGGCGCGTCTCGACCCCGTCAAAGCCCTGCGGATGGGTTGA